The following is a genomic window from Adhaeribacter radiodurans.
GGGTTTGTACCTTCTATTCCAGCGGGTTCCTTAGGTTTGGTAATTGCCTTTACGGCTTCCTGTTTCTCCATTGTGGGCGCTTTTTACCAATCCTACCTGGTGCAGGAGCGGATTAAACTAAACCCGGAAATAAAAGAAAAAGATAGCAATAGTATACCCGGTATTTTTATTCTGGGTTTAATGAGTGCCATTGTTTTAATATGTGCGGCTGCGGTATTACATCCCAAAGGCATTCCGGTAACAAGCGCTTCCGATATGGCCAAAGCACTGGAACCACTATTTGGTAAATATTCTTCTATCCTGTTTTTAACGGGTTTGTTTGGAGCAGCTTTTTCCTCGCTGGTAGGTAATGCCAGTGTAGGTGGTACTTTATTGGGCGATGCCTTAGGTTATGGTAGCCAATTGAACAACCAAATGGTACGATTACTTATTGCCTTGGTAATGATTATTGGAGCCATAATCGCGATTGTTTTTGGGAAATTGCCTTTGGAGTTGATTGTTTTTGCTCAGAGCGTTACTATTTTCTTAGTACCGTTTATAGGCATTGCTCTTTATTTTGTAGCCAACGATGCCCACTTAATGGGTAAGCTCAAGAATACAGTTACCATGAAAATATTTGGCTCTTTAGGCTTATTGATCCTTATTTTATTGGCCGCCAGTAATATAAACGAGTTGTTCTTAAAATAGTATGTAGCTTTTATATGATTGATTTACAATTATTAGAACAAGAATTACTAAAACCTTCGGAAGCTTTAATAGCCGACATGTACGACCTGGAAGGGGATATTATCTTGTTGGGAGTAGGTGGGAAAACGGGCCCAAGTATGGCGCGCTTAGCCAGGCAAGCAATTGATTTAGCCGGAGTAAAAAAACGCATTATAGGAGTTTCCCGTTTTTCAGACCCTCAGACCCAAACCGAACTGGAAGCTGAAGGAATTGAAACTATTGCCGCCGATTTACTAAATGAAAGCCATTTAGCGGCGCTGCCCGATGCGGCCAACGTACTTTACTTGGCGGGTACTAAGTTTGGCACCACCGGAAAAGAACCTTTTACCTGGGCCATGAATGCTTATTTGCCGGACCGGGTGGCGGAACGTTATAAAGATTCCCGGATTGTGGCTTTTTCCACGGGTAATGTATATCCCTTTAGCCCGGTAAGTTCGGGCGGTCCTTCCGAAGATTATCCTACCGGGCCGGTGGGCGAATACGGTCAATCTTGTTTGGGTCGGGAGCGCATTTTCCAGTACTTCTCCGAAAAAAACCAGACTCCTACGCTTATTTACCGGCTGAATTACGCCATCGATTTTAAATATGGGGTACTGCTGGAAATTGCAAAAGCGGTTAACGAGGAACGGTCAATTGACTTAACCACCGGCAATGTAAATGTAATTTGGCAGGGCGACGCTAATGAAATAGCTCTCCGGGCTTTAAAGCATTGTAGTGTTCCGACCAAAATCTTAAATGTAACCGGTCCCGAAACTGTTTCTGTTAAATGGCTGGCTGAACAATTTGGCGGACTCCTGGGCAAAGAACCAACTTTCATAAACGAAGTACAACCCACTGC
Proteins encoded in this region:
- a CDS encoding Nramp family divalent metal transporter — protein: MDIKVTDQPENSTASRTHTPKIINYLKKGLLSLGPGIITAALVFGPSKMTITSKLGAVYGYSLLWIVVVAIFFMTLFTTMSARIGVATQQSLLSTIRLKWGKAAAIAIGIGVFFVTTSFQAGNSVGVGISIAEASGTSPVIWIVFFNILGIALLFFRSFYKVLEKLMIFLIALMLFAFITTLFMVKPSLSGVASGFVPSIPAGSLGLVIAFTASCFSIVGAFYQSYLVQERIKLNPEIKEKDSNSIPGIFILGLMSAIVLICAAAVLHPKGIPVTSASDMAKALEPLFGKYSSILFLTGLFGAAFSSLVGNASVGGTLLGDALGYGSQLNNQMVRLLIALVMIIGAIIAIVFGKLPLELIVFAQSVTIFLVPFIGIALYFVANDAHLMGKLKNTVTMKIFGSLGLLILILLAASNINELFLK
- a CDS encoding NAD-dependent epimerase/dehydratase family protein, translated to MIDLQLLEQELLKPSEALIADMYDLEGDIILLGVGGKTGPSMARLARQAIDLAGVKKRIIGVSRFSDPQTQTELEAEGIETIAADLLNESHLAALPDAANVLYLAGTKFGTTGKEPFTWAMNAYLPDRVAERYKDSRIVAFSTGNVYPFSPVSSGGPSEDYPTGPVGEYGQSCLGRERIFQYFSEKNQTPTLIYRLNYAIDFKYGVLLEIAKAVNEERSIDLTTGNVNVIWQGDANEIALRALKHCSVPTKILNVTGPETVSVKWLAEQFGGLLGKEPTFINEVQPTALLSNASEAHWLFGYPRVTLRQMMEITVT